Proteins found in one Pseudomonas sp. P8_241 genomic segment:
- a CDS encoding intermembrane transport protein PqiB, protein MQSQTTNEPQAPGQAPIKTGGRFSFSLVWIVPIVAVLVGISLVVHSILQEGPTIVVNFKTGSGLTANKTEVKYRNVVIGHVTDVDLSNDQKSVNATIKLSKQAESFTREDSQFWVVRPRIGAGGVSGIDTLLSGDYIGADIGQANGRSKHFQGLENPPPITYGEPGKRFTLITQDLGSLDIGSPVYFRKIPVGQVVAYALDPDGKGVNIELFIHSPHDKYVTENTRFWNASGIDVNVGANGFAVKTESLSAILVGGIAFRAPDYSPNDKPAAAEYAYELFDDQQTALAPPNGKPQYMSMRFEQALRGLKVDAPVEFLGIEIGKVVSINLDFDAKKRTFPVNVGIVIYPQRLGQAHVKMLKALNHDPSDEAGAVRLIGSFIENGLRAQARTGNFLTGQLYISMDFYPKAEKVAFDANARPIMVPTVPGSLEQLQEKLEAMVDKLNKLPVERIAGNLDGNLVELRKGLVQFNAKTLPNVSTTLADLSKTLDSANTTLQSANSTLAEDSPQREKLGETLDELGRTSRSLRDLSDYLGRHPESLLRGRPDNAAPMDLKGPPRN, encoded by the coding sequence ATGCAGTCGCAAACCACTAACGAGCCACAAGCTCCAGGGCAGGCCCCGATCAAGACGGGCGGCCGGTTCAGCTTTTCGCTGGTCTGGATCGTGCCGATTGTCGCGGTGCTGGTGGGGATTTCGCTGGTGGTTCACAGCATTCTGCAAGAAGGCCCCACCATTGTGGTGAACTTCAAGACCGGTAGCGGCCTGACCGCCAACAAGACCGAGGTCAAGTACCGCAACGTGGTGATCGGCCATGTCACGGACGTGGACCTGAGCAACGACCAGAAAAGCGTAAACGCCACCATCAAGTTGTCCAAGCAGGCGGAGAGCTTCACCCGCGAAGACTCACAGTTCTGGGTGGTCCGGCCGCGCATCGGGGCTGGCGGCGTCTCGGGTATCGATACGTTGCTGTCCGGCGATTACATTGGTGCCGACATCGGCCAGGCCAATGGCCGCTCGAAGCACTTTCAGGGTCTGGAAAACCCGCCGCCGATTACCTATGGCGAACCGGGCAAGCGTTTCACCTTGATCACTCAGGATCTGGGGTCGCTGGATATCGGCTCCCCGGTTTATTTCCGCAAGATCCCGGTCGGCCAGGTCGTGGCGTACGCCCTTGACCCGGACGGTAAAGGCGTGAACATCGAGTTGTTCATCCACTCGCCGCACGACAAGTACGTCACCGAAAACACCCGGTTCTGGAACGCCAGCGGGATTGACGTCAACGTCGGCGCCAACGGTTTCGCGGTCAAGACCGAATCGCTGTCAGCCATACTGGTCGGCGGCATTGCGTTCCGTGCGCCGGACTACAGCCCCAACGATAAACCTGCTGCCGCCGAATACGCCTACGAACTGTTCGACGACCAACAAACTGCCCTCGCCCCGCCCAATGGCAAGCCGCAGTACATGTCCATGCGCTTCGAACAGGCCCTGCGCGGACTCAAGGTCGATGCGCCGGTGGAATTCTTGGGCATCGAGATCGGCAAAGTGGTGTCGATCAACCTGGATTTCGACGCCAAGAAACGCACCTTCCCGGTCAATGTCGGCATTGTGATCTACCCGCAACGCCTGGGGCAGGCCCATGTCAAAATGCTCAAGGCGCTCAATCATGACCCGAGCGACGAAGCCGGTGCGGTGCGTTTGATCGGCTCATTTATCGAGAACGGCCTGCGTGCCCAGGCCCGTACCGGCAATTTCCTGACCGGCCAGCTCTACATCTCCATGGATTTCTATCCAAAAGCCGAGAAAGTTGCTTTCGATGCCAATGCGCGCCCGATCATGGTCCCGACCGTGCCGGGCAGCCTCGAGCAATTGCAGGAAAAACTCGAAGCCATGGTCGACAAGCTCAACAAGCTGCCCGTGGAGCGCATTGCCGGCAATCTCGATGGCAACCTCGTGGAACTGCGCAAAGGCCTGGTGCAATTCAACGCCAAGACGCTGCCTAACGTGTCAACCACTCTGGCTGACCTGAGCAAAACCCTGGATTCGGCCAATACCACCCTGCAATCGGCCAACTCGACCCTGGCCGAGGATTCTCCGCAGCGGGAAAAACTGGGCGAGACCCTGGATGAACTGGGACGCACATCGAGATCCTTGCGCGACCTTTCGGATTACCTGGGCCGGCATCCGGAATCGCTGCTGCGCGGCCGTCCCGACAATGCCGCACCGATGGACCTTAAAGGGCCTCCGCGCAATTGA
- a CDS encoding membrane integrity-associated transporter subunit PqiC, with amino-acid sequence MVFPLKLTLVAALVLLAACRSDPIQFHTLTPAQPGVHSKSAGIIQIDTLTVPPQVDRPQIVIREGDSGLAILETQWWGSNLVDELRSALIDQLTNSNAHNRQSVRIHVQRFDSVPGQYALMDVKWRLRSGGEADAVRIICRSTLKTPSGPSIDDLVLAQQKNVKRLAELINQASAGIQKGCPASQ; translated from the coding sequence ATGGTTTTTCCGCTGAAGCTCACATTGGTCGCTGCGTTGGTACTGCTTGCCGCTTGCCGCAGTGACCCGATTCAGTTCCACACCCTGACCCCGGCGCAACCGGGTGTTCACTCCAAAAGCGCCGGGATTATCCAGATTGACACCCTGACCGTGCCGCCACAGGTCGATCGTCCGCAGATCGTCATTCGCGAGGGTGACAGCGGACTGGCGATTCTGGAAACCCAGTGGTGGGGTTCCAACCTCGTCGACGAATTGCGCAGCGCGTTGATCGATCAATTGACCAACAGCAATGCCCATAACCGGCAATCGGTACGGATCCACGTACAGCGTTTTGACTCCGTGCCGGGGCAATACGCGCTGATGGACGTCAAATGGCGTCTGCGCAGCGGCGGTGAAGCCGATGCCGTACGGATCATCTGCCGCAGCACCCTGAAAACGCCGTCCGGGCCTAGCATTGATGACCTGGTACTCGCACAGCAGAAAAACGTCAAGCGCCTGGCTGAGTTGATCAACCAAGCATCGGCAGGCATACAAAAAGGCTGTCCTGCATCGCAATGA
- a CDS encoding iron ABC transporter substrate-binding protein: MNPHFPAFLKKALLATALLSAGHVYAADSVGLVVYNAQHESLTKSWVAAFTQETGIPVTLRNGDDTEMGNQIVQEGADSPADVFLTENSPAMVLVDNAGLFAPVDNTTLEQVDAAYRPAHGKWVGIAARSTVFVYNPAKLAEADLPKSIMDLSAPGWKGRWAASPGGADFQAIVAAILEQKGEAATLDWLKAMKTNFTAYRGNSSVLKAVNAGQIDSGVIYHYYAYVDQAKTGENSKNTALHYFKHKDPGAFVSISGGGVLASSKHKEQAQAFLKYITGKDGQAVLKTGKSFEYAVGKGAESNPKLVPLQQLDAPTVDASKLDSKKAVELMTQAGLL, encoded by the coding sequence ATGAATCCGCATTTCCCCGCCTTTCTGAAAAAAGCCCTGCTAGCCACTGCGCTGTTGAGCGCCGGCCACGTGTATGCCGCGGATTCCGTCGGCCTGGTGGTCTACAACGCGCAGCATGAAAGCCTGACCAAATCCTGGGTTGCGGCGTTTACTCAGGAGACCGGTATCCCCGTAACGTTGCGCAATGGCGATGACACCGAGATGGGCAACCAGATCGTGCAGGAAGGTGCGGATTCCCCTGCCGATGTGTTCCTGACCGAAAACTCGCCGGCCATGGTGCTGGTCGACAATGCCGGCCTGTTTGCCCCGGTCGACAACACCACGCTGGAGCAAGTGGACGCGGCCTACCGCCCGGCCCACGGCAAATGGGTCGGCATTGCCGCACGCTCTACGGTGTTTGTCTATAACCCGGCCAAGCTGGCGGAAGCCGACCTGCCCAAATCGATCATGGACCTGTCCGCGCCAGGCTGGAAAGGCCGCTGGGCCGCCTCACCGGGCGGTGCCGACTTCCAGGCGATCGTCGCCGCCATCCTCGAACAAAAAGGTGAAGCGGCGACCCTCGACTGGCTCAAGGCGATGAAAACCAACTTCACCGCGTACCGCGGCAACAGTTCGGTACTCAAGGCAGTGAACGCCGGGCAGATCGACAGCGGCGTGATCTATCACTATTACGCTTACGTCGATCAGGCCAAGACTGGCGAAAACAGCAAGAACACCGCCCTGCACTACTTCAAGCACAAGGATCCGGGTGCGTTTGTCAGCATTTCCGGTGGTGGCGTGCTGGCCTCCAGCAAACACAAGGAACAAGCCCAGGCGTTTCTCAAGTACATCACCGGCAAGGATGGCCAGGCTGTGCTGAAGACTGGCAAGTCGTTTGAATACGCCGTGGGCAAGGGCGCTGAATCCAACCCTAAACTGGTGCCTCTGCAACAACTCGATGCGCCGACCGTCGATGCCTCGAAACTCGACAGTAAAAAAGCCGTGGAGCTGATGACACAGGCCGGACTGCTTTAA
- a CDS encoding ABC transporter permease, producing the protein MPEILPAGIAEPIPAHLRRRSRGVFAGRGGAWVIGLSVLVSLLALLPIAYVIGVSLQTGWASVVTLVLRPRVGELLVNTVLLVLLTIPLCIALGVTLAWLTERTNLPGRRWWSLLATAPLAVPAFVHSYAWVSLVPPIHGLFAGVLVSVIAYFPFLYLPVAATLRRLDPAIEDVAESLGLKPWAVFYRVVLPQLRLAVCGGALLVGLHLLAEYGLYAMIRFDTFTTAIFDQFKSTFNGPAAHMLASVLALCCLAMLTVESAARGSARYARVGSGSARDQRVVILKTPSTLLSMILMVVTCLLALGVPLLTLGRWLVAGGAQVWNLPELLPALQQTLLFGVAGAALTTCAAIPIAWLSIRYPGRMQRVLESCNYITSSLPGIVVALALVTVTIHFARPIYQTTITVLLAYLLMFLPRALVSLRAGIAQAPVELENIARSLGRSPARALWLITLRLAAPGAAAGAALVFLAITNELTATLLLAPNGTRTLATGFWAMTSEIDYAAAAPYALLMILLSLPLTGLLYHQSKKTAGR; encoded by the coding sequence ATGCCGGAAATACTGCCTGCGGGGATCGCCGAGCCGATACCCGCACATTTGCGTCGACGATCCCGTGGGGTGTTCGCGGGGCGTGGCGGCGCGTGGGTAATCGGTTTGTCGGTGCTGGTTTCGTTGCTGGCACTGCTGCCGATTGCCTACGTCATTGGCGTGTCCTTGCAGACCGGTTGGGCGAGCGTTGTGACATTGGTGTTGCGCCCTCGAGTCGGTGAACTGCTGGTCAACACCGTGTTGTTGGTGCTGCTGACGATTCCGTTGTGCATCGCATTGGGCGTGACGCTGGCGTGGCTGACGGAGCGCACGAATCTGCCGGGACGGCGCTGGTGGTCGTTGCTGGCAACCGCGCCGCTGGCGGTCCCCGCGTTCGTTCACAGCTATGCGTGGGTCAGCCTGGTGCCGCCGATTCACGGGTTGTTTGCGGGTGTGCTGGTGTCGGTGATCGCCTATTTCCCGTTTCTGTACTTGCCGGTGGCGGCGACGTTGCGTCGGCTTGATCCGGCCATTGAAGACGTCGCCGAATCCCTGGGCCTCAAGCCCTGGGCGGTATTTTATCGCGTGGTGCTGCCGCAGTTGCGCCTGGCCGTTTGTGGTGGCGCGTTGCTGGTCGGGCTGCATCTGCTCGCCGAATACGGCCTGTACGCGATGATCCGCTTCGACACCTTCACCACGGCGATCTTCGATCAGTTCAAGTCCACCTTCAACGGCCCCGCCGCGCACATGTTGGCCAGTGTGCTCGCGTTGTGCTGTCTGGCCATGTTGACCGTGGAATCGGCCGCACGGGGATCGGCGCGTTACGCCCGCGTCGGTTCCGGCAGTGCCCGGGATCAACGGGTCGTGATCCTTAAAACACCGTCGACTCTTTTGTCCATGATCCTGATGGTCGTGACCTGCCTGCTCGCCCTGGGTGTTCCGTTGCTGACGCTCGGCAGGTGGCTGGTCGCCGGGGGCGCTCAAGTCTGGAACCTGCCGGAACTATTACCCGCCTTGCAACAAACCCTGTTGTTCGGCGTAGCGGGCGCGGCGCTGACCACCTGCGCAGCTATCCCGATTGCGTGGTTGTCGATTCGTTATCCCGGCCGAATGCAGCGGGTGCTGGAAAGCTGCAACTACATCACCAGCTCCTTGCCCGGCATTGTCGTGGCACTGGCGCTGGTGACGGTCACCATTCATTTCGCGCGGCCGATCTACCAGACCACGATTACCGTGCTGCTGGCGTACCTGCTGATGTTTTTGCCCCGGGCGCTGGTGAGTTTACGTGCCGGCATCGCCCAAGCCCCGGTGGAGCTGGAAAACATCGCCCGCAGCCTTGGCCGCTCACCCGCCAGGGCGCTGTGGCTGATTACCCTGCGTCTGGCTGCACCGGGCGCGGCCGCGGGCGCGGCACTGGTATTTCTGGCGATCACCAATGAATTGACTGCCACCCTGCTGCTCGCCCCGAACGGCACGCGCACCCTGGCCACCGGGTTCTGGGCGATGACCAGCGAAATCGATTACGCCGCCGCGGCTCCCTATGCGCTGCTGATGATCCTGTTGTCGCTGCCCTTGACCGGGCTCCTTTATCATCAATCGAAAAAAACGGCGGGCCGATGA
- a CDS encoding ABC transporter ATP-binding protein — MNTLELHSLSKTYGTHRALDDVSLSVPSGSRTVIVGPSGSGKTTLLRMIAGFEFPDTGRLSLNGQTLVDSTHEVPAHQRLIGYVPQDGALFPHMTVAANIGFGLSTKGAVRQHRIDELMDSVALDSNMAERWPHELSGGQQQRVALARALAQQPRLMLLDEPFSALDTGLRAAMRKMVARLLEETGVTTILVTHDQSEALSFADQLAVMRHGQLVQSGHPLDLYRYPEDEQTALFLGDAVVLPARIEAGWAHCDLGRIPVNNHRNNSAAQIMLRPEQLQLVSILPSDADVAGCRAVVIDRDFSGNTCTLTVELQPLVNSEQPGRSLLVRSSGMYAPPAGSAVQVSTIGHAHVLSEV, encoded by the coding sequence ATGAACACGCTCGAACTGCATTCGCTGAGTAAAACCTACGGCACCCATCGTGCCCTGGACGACGTCAGTCTGTCAGTGCCCAGCGGCAGCCGCACAGTGATTGTCGGCCCCTCGGGCTCTGGCAAAACCACCTTGCTGCGGATGATCGCCGGCTTCGAATTCCCCGATACCGGGCGCCTGTCGCTGAACGGCCAGACGCTGGTCGACAGCACCCACGAAGTGCCGGCACACCAGCGCCTGATCGGTTATGTGCCCCAGGACGGCGCGCTGTTTCCGCATATGACCGTAGCGGCCAACATCGGCTTCGGCCTGTCGACCAAGGGCGCTGTCCGACAACATCGCATCGATGAATTGATGGACAGCGTGGCGCTGGATTCGAATATGGCCGAGCGCTGGCCTCACGAATTGTCCGGAGGCCAGCAGCAACGTGTGGCGCTGGCCCGTGCCTTGGCACAGCAACCGCGCCTGATGTTGCTGGATGAGCCGTTCTCGGCACTCGACACCGGTTTGCGGGCGGCCATGCGCAAAATGGTCGCCCGCCTGCTTGAAGAGACGGGCGTCACCACCATTCTGGTGACCCATGACCAGAGCGAAGCCTTGTCATTCGCCGATCAACTGGCGGTGATGCGACATGGCCAATTGGTGCAGTCGGGGCATCCGCTGGATCTTTACCGTTATCCCGAAGACGAACAGACCGCGCTGTTTCTCGGCGATGCCGTGGTCTTGCCGGCGCGCATCGAGGCCGGCTGGGCCCATTGTGATCTGGGGCGGATTCCGGTCAACAATCACCGCAACAACAGCGCGGCGCAGATCATGCTGCGGCCTGAACAGCTGCAATTGGTCAGTATCCTGCCGAGCGATGCAGACGTTGCCGGTTGTCGCGCAGTCGTGATCGACCGGGATTTCAGCGGCAATACCTGCACGTTGACTGTGGAGCTGCAACCTTTGGTCAATAGCGAACAACCCGGCCGATCACTGCTGGTACGCAGCTCGGGCATGTACGCGCCACCGGCCGGCAGCGCGGTTCAGGTCTCGACCATCGGCCACGCCCACGTCCTGAGCGAGGTTTGA
- the xerC gene encoding tyrosine recombinase XerC, whose amino-acid sequence MHLSISRPFRLIDLPDADSRTPSTNPLTVYLARLAPSSQLTMRYVLQDAADRLGFEDVDIEEIPWYNLQPEDVIALVAALREDGYAPNTSSLYVNAVRGVMNEAWRMSLISQEHLLKMRSVKGITGTRLSQGRNLRRTLIKELMAVCAADPRPQGLRDAAIIAILYGSGMRKSESVNLELNQVDFTERSLRVTAKGNKQLIKYAPAWAFAKLEAWLELRRSLLKEGEEDDPFLFNRIRRGSHITRERITKHAIYYIARQRGTQVGVKIMPHDFRRSFITRVIEEHDLSIAQKLAHHSNIQTTANYDVRDDNERRRAVDRFDL is encoded by the coding sequence ATGCACCTCTCTATTTCAAGGCCGTTTCGTTTGATTGACTTACCCGATGCTGATTCGCGCACTCCCTCCACCAACCCGCTAACCGTGTATCTGGCCCGTCTCGCACCGTCCAGTCAGCTGACCATGCGCTATGTGTTGCAGGACGCTGCCGACCGCTTGGGTTTTGAAGACGTCGATATCGAAGAGATCCCCTGGTACAACCTGCAGCCAGAAGACGTGATCGCGCTGGTGGCGGCCTTGCGCGAGGATGGTTATGCACCGAACACCTCTTCGCTGTACGTCAACGCGGTACGCGGCGTGATGAACGAAGCGTGGCGCATGAGCCTGATTTCTCAGGAACACCTGTTGAAAATGCGTTCGGTAAAGGGCATTACCGGGACGCGGCTGTCCCAGGGGCGCAATCTCAGGCGAACACTGATCAAGGAATTGATGGCGGTCTGCGCCGCCGATCCGAGGCCACAAGGCCTGCGGGATGCAGCGATCATCGCGATTCTGTACGGTTCCGGCATGCGTAAATCGGAATCGGTGAACCTGGAACTGAACCAGGTCGACTTCACCGAGCGCAGCCTGCGCGTCACCGCCAAGGGCAACAAACAATTGATCAAGTACGCACCCGCCTGGGCTTTCGCCAAACTCGAAGCCTGGCTGGAACTGCGTCGATCCCTGTTGAAGGAGGGCGAGGAGGACGATCCGTTCCTGTTCAACCGTATTCGTCGTGGCAGCCACATCACCCGCGAGCGCATCACCAAACATGCGATCTATTACATTGCCCGGCAACGGGGCACGCAAGTCGGGGTGAAAATCATGCCCCACGATTTCCGGCGTTCATTCATTACCCGGGTGATCGAAGAACACGATTTGTCGATTGCACAGAAACTGGCCCACCACAGCAACATCCAGACCACGGCCAATTACGATGTGCGTGATGACAATGAGCGACGCCGGGCGGTTGATCGCTTCGACCTTTGA
- a CDS encoding MFS transporter, translating into MTSYSPLIRRLLVCSLTIVVSRAITSPLLTLFVSDKLGLNQQDVGLLLGIAVFVATLLSLYGGYIIDRFEKRRLLILAMLSSAVGLVLLTFAENLYLTTVTLIVTETASALFLIGSKAILSDNLPMGQRAKAFSLSYTLTNIGYAVGPMFGVLIASRFTSAPFLIAAAIAFSSIFLMIGIPKDPARAPASGQVQSFLKTLITLKNDRTLIMFTGGCLLSTVVHGRFTFYLSQYLLVTSDSRHTMQIMAALLACNAISVILLQYQIGRLLKREHLRQWIVAGTGLFILGLIGFSLAESLVSWCVAMFIFTLGEIIIYPAEFLFVDTLAPEDLRGSYYGAQNLAALGGAVSPVICGFLLMHTPAPTMFYAMSVLAAVGGLLCFISGRGHTAKLMH; encoded by the coding sequence GTGACCAGTTACTCCCCCCTGATCCGCCGCTTGCTGGTCTGCTCGCTGACCATCGTCGTCAGCCGCGCCATCACCAGCCCGCTGCTCACGCTGTTCGTCAGCGACAAACTCGGCCTCAACCAACAGGACGTTGGTCTGCTGCTCGGCATCGCCGTATTTGTCGCCACCCTGCTATCGCTTTACGGCGGCTACATCATTGATCGCTTCGAAAAGCGCCGGCTGTTGATCCTCGCGATGCTCTCCAGCGCCGTTGGCCTGGTCCTGCTGACCTTTGCCGAGAACCTCTACCTGACCACGGTCACCCTGATCGTCACCGAAACCGCGTCAGCGCTGTTCCTGATCGGTTCCAAAGCGATCCTCAGCGACAATTTGCCCATGGGCCAGCGTGCCAAGGCATTTTCCCTGAGCTATACGCTGACCAACATCGGTTACGCCGTGGGACCGATGTTCGGTGTATTGATCGCCAGCCGCTTCACCAGTGCGCCGTTCCTTATCGCAGCGGCCATTGCCTTTTCAAGCATTTTCCTGATGATCGGGATCCCGAAAGACCCTGCCCGTGCGCCTGCTTCGGGTCAGGTCCAAAGCTTCCTCAAAACCCTGATCACCCTGAAAAACGACCGCACCCTGATCATGTTCACCGGTGGTTGCCTGCTTAGCACGGTGGTCCACGGCCGGTTTACCTTTTACCTGTCGCAATACCTGCTGGTGACCAGCGACTCGCGACACACCATGCAAATCATGGCTGCCCTGCTCGCCTGCAACGCCATCAGCGTCATCCTGCTGCAATACCAGATCGGGCGTTTGCTCAAGCGCGAGCACTTGCGCCAATGGATCGTCGCGGGCACCGGCCTGTTCATTCTTGGCCTGATCGGCTTCAGCCTCGCAGAAAGCCTGGTGAGCTGGTGCGTGGCGATGTTCATTTTCACCCTGGGCGAAATCATCATCTATCCGGCAGAATTTCTCTTCGTCGACACCCTCGCTCCAGAAGACTTGCGTGGCAGCTACTACGGCGCGCAGAACCTGGCAGCACTGGGTGGTGCAGTGAGCCCGGTGATTTGCGGGTTCCTGCTGATGCATACACCAGCGCCGACCATGTTTTACGCCATGAGCGTTCTTGCCGCTGTGGGTGGGCTGTTGTGTTTCATCAGTGGCCGAGGCCATACAGCAAAATTAATGCACTGA
- a CDS encoding HPP family protein, with product MFARWLPAAINTRPTEWSRAAIGMALGTLLSVWLCAQVFGIQVAQHLIGPLGASAVLLFAVSSGALAQPWSILGGYLCAAVLALLVAHLLGRTLATACLAAGMALILMCCLRCLHPPAGALALILVLADPATIAMDWKALAPVMLSAATMLLSALAYNNLTRVRYPKRASEPAAVIAADHPPIDSQAITAQDLKKALAEMEAFFDVTPEDLEQLIHASELHARRRSVGEVLAPRL from the coding sequence ATGTTTGCCCGCTGGTTGCCTGCCGCTATCAACACCCGACCCACTGAATGGAGCCGTGCCGCTATCGGCATGGCGCTGGGGACGCTGCTGAGCGTCTGGCTTTGCGCTCAGGTGTTCGGCATCCAGGTGGCACAACATCTGATCGGTCCACTGGGCGCTTCGGCGGTGCTGTTGTTCGCGGTATCCTCCGGCGCACTGGCGCAGCCCTGGTCGATTCTGGGTGGCTATCTGTGCGCCGCCGTGCTGGCTTTGCTGGTAGCGCACCTTTTGGGTCGCACACTGGCCACGGCGTGTCTGGCGGCAGGCATGGCACTGATTCTGATGTGCTGCCTGCGTTGCCTGCATCCACCGGCCGGCGCGTTGGCGCTGATTCTGGTGCTGGCCGATCCGGCGACCATTGCCATGGACTGGAAAGCCCTCGCACCGGTGATGCTCAGCGCGGCGACGATGCTGCTCAGCGCACTGGCCTACAACAACCTGACACGCGTTCGTTACCCCAAACGCGCCAGTGAACCAGCGGCCGTGATTGCGGCGGACCATCCGCCAATCGACAGCCAGGCCATTACTGCCCAGGACCTGAAAAAGGCGCTGGCCGAGATGGAAGCGTTCTTTGACGTGACCCCTGAAGACCTTGAGCAACTGATCCACGCCAGTGAGTTGCACGCCCGCCGCCGCAGCGTCGGCGAGGTGCTGGCGCCACGGCTCTGA
- a CDS encoding nucleobase:cation symporter-2 family protein, giving the protein MTASEKAPVPRHNDLIYGLDDRPHLTATVFAALQHVLASFVGIITPTLIMGSALGLQSEVPYLISMALFVSGLGTFVQARRFGPVGSGLLCLQGTSFSFISVILSAGFMVKARGGGTDEILSTIFGVCFFAAFIEVVLSQFIGKLRMLITPVVTGTIITLMGLSLIKVAMTDIAGGFGAPDLGAASHLALAALVLGTIVVLNRVDVPFLRLGAIVIGLTLGYFVAWLMGQVNFSSLPDVPLMSLPVPFKYGFSFDWVAFVPVAVIFLVSPLEAAGDLTANSMISRQPVKGPLYIRRIKSGLLADGLNSAMAAVFNSMPMVTFAQNNGVIQLTGVASRYVAFFIAGLLVVLGLFPMIGAVLQLMPKPVLGGAELVMFGTVAVAGIKILAEAGLHRRNMLIVAISLGMGLGVAAVPEVLRELPMALHNIFESPITVGALCAIVLNIFLPEEFLELEEDEFDPEASVLQVMQNPDVTAKDEPATPAVVAQ; this is encoded by the coding sequence ATGACCGCCTCCGAAAAAGCCCCCGTTCCACGCCACAATGATTTGATCTACGGACTCGACGACCGCCCGCACCTGACCGCCACGGTGTTCGCTGCCCTGCAACACGTGCTGGCCAGTTTCGTCGGCATCATCACGCCGACACTGATCATGGGTAGCGCCCTGGGTCTGCAAAGCGAAGTGCCGTACCTGATCAGCATGGCGCTGTTCGTCTCCGGCCTGGGTACCTTTGTTCAGGCGCGGCGCTTCGGCCCCGTCGGTTCTGGCCTGTTGTGCCTGCAAGGCACCAGTTTCTCGTTCATCAGCGTGATACTCAGCGCCGGGTTCATGGTCAAGGCTCGGGGTGGTGGCACCGACGAGATCCTTTCGACGATCTTCGGTGTGTGCTTCTTCGCCGCTTTCATTGAAGTGGTGTTGAGCCAATTCATTGGCAAATTGCGCATGCTGATCACCCCGGTCGTCACCGGCACCATCATCACCCTCATGGGTTTGTCGCTGATCAAAGTGGCCATGACCGACATCGCCGGCGGCTTCGGTGCGCCTGATCTGGGCGCTGCCAGTCACCTGGCGTTGGCGGCACTGGTGCTGGGCACCATCGTGGTGTTGAACCGGGTGGATGTGCCGTTTTTGCGCCTCGGGGCGATTGTGATCGGTTTGACCCTGGGTTATTTCGTCGCCTGGCTGATGGGCCAGGTGAATTTCTCCAGCCTGCCCGACGTGCCGCTGATGAGCTTGCCGGTACCGTTCAAATACGGATTTTCTTTCGACTGGGTGGCGTTTGTGCCCGTGGCGGTGATTTTCCTGGTGTCGCCGCTGGAAGCTGCCGGCGACCTGACCGCCAACTCGATGATCTCCCGCCAACCGGTCAAAGGCCCGCTGTACATCCGCCGGATCAAATCCGGCCTGCTCGCCGACGGACTCAATTCGGCCATGGCCGCGGTCTTCAACAGCATGCCGATGGTGACCTTTGCCCAGAACAACGGCGTGATCCAGCTCACCGGCGTGGCCAGTCGTTACGTGGCGTTTTTTATCGCCGGCCTGTTGGTGGTACTGGGATTGTTCCCGATGATTGGCGCGGTACTGCAACTGATGCCCAAACCGGTACTGGGTGGCGCCGAGCTGGTGATGTTCGGCACCGTCGCCGTGGCCGGGATCAAGATCCTCGCCGAAGCCGGCCTGCATCGGCGCAACATGCTGATTGTCGCGATCTCCCTCGGCATGGGCCTGGGCGTGGCCGCCGTTCCCGAGGTGTTGCGCGAACTGCCGATGGCGCTGCATAACATTTTCGAGTCGCCCATCACGGTCGGCGCGCTGTGCGCTATCGTTCTAAATATCTTCCTGCCCGAAGAGTTCCTCGAACTGGAAGAAGACGAATTCGACCCGGAAGCCTCGGTGCTTCAGGTGATGCAAAACCCGGATGTGACCGCCAAGGATGAACCCGCAACACCTGCGGTGGTCGCACAGTAG
- a CDS encoding LEA type 2 family protein, with amino-acid sequence MRSVHAVLISLLLCLSACSSLPNRDPLKINVVGIEPLQGQGMEVRFAVKIRVQNPNDYNLTYSGVALDLDINGQPFASGVSDERGKIGRFSDVIVSVPVSVSAFSVIRQTYGISQLKTLNNMPYVLRGKLSGGVFNTKRFIDSGTLNLPASTTGAR; translated from the coding sequence ATGCGCAGCGTCCACGCAGTCCTGATTTCCCTCCTGCTCTGCCTGAGCGCCTGTTCGTCCCTGCCCAACCGTGACCCGCTGAAAATCAACGTAGTCGGCATCGAGCCACTGCAAGGTCAGGGCATGGAAGTGCGTTTTGCCGTGAAGATCCGCGTGCAGAATCCCAACGACTACAACCTCACCTACAGCGGTGTCGCACTGGACCTGGACATCAACGGCCAACCCTTCGCCTCCGGCGTCAGCGACGAGCGCGGCAAGATCGGACGTTTTTCCGACGTGATCGTGAGCGTGCCGGTAAGCGTCTCGGCGTTTTCGGTGATCCGCCAGACCTACGGCATCAGCCAGCTGAAAACCCTTAACAACATGCCCTACGTATTGCGCGGCAAACTCTCGGGAGGGGTTTTCAACACCAAGCGCTTCATCGATAGTGGCACACTCAACCTGCCGGCATCGACGACCGGTGCCAGGTGA